A segment of the Malaclemys terrapin pileata isolate rMalTer1 chromosome 1, rMalTer1.hap1, whole genome shotgun sequence genome:
CCGCTGGGTGTCTGTCCGTCTGTGCGGTGTCCTGCCTAGTACTGACGCCATACTTTGAACTCGGGGCCCAGCAGGCCTGAGGGGGCAGCTCTGCTGGGTGAGACGAGGGGCTCGCCCTGGCACACGCCTGATCGGGTATGAGGGTccaagggagcagggctgggtccctTTGTGGGCTGGAGAGCTGCCTCGGTTCCCCTGGCTCTGAGCCCTGGCTTACCTCTGCCACTGCTCAGCTCTGCACAGGGCTCTTGCATCCGGGCGTTGGGGGCTCCTCGCTGGACCAGGCTGCGTAACTGAGGCGGGAGCTCGCTGTCCAGGCCCAGCCTCCGTTCTGCAGAGATGGGGAAGAGGTCCGGCTGCCAGGCGGCAGGAGCAGACCTGAGCCCTGAGGAGGGGGAGCGAATGGATGCACAGTGCTGGGGGGAGCACTGTGGGTGGGTGGCACGGCTGAATCGCGGGAGGGAGTCAGCAGAGAAGTGGGCACAGGAACAGCCCGGAGCACGAGACTGATTTTCCCTCCAGCATCCTTTGCCCTAACGAGCCGGTCCGGTCCCCAGGCAGCAGCGCGCAGGAGCTGGGActatgggggcaggaggggatgggggggctgcttgaaggggtttccatcatGTACAGGATTCACAGTTTGGTTCGTTAgcgctcagcacccccactctacaaattgttccagctccctGGGCAGCGTCACGCTGGCTTGTGCCCCAGTCCCTTACCCCACTGGCATGGACCCctgtgccaaaatattaacaaccggttccctcctcctcaccccacgagggggtcgtgcccccctgtcccccaggacccctgctccatccaaccccccacattCCTTGACACCCCACTCCTGGgaccgctgccccatccacctcccttccttgtcccctaactgccccctgccgccccatccaacccctcctctcattcctgatggccccctgggacccctgccccatccaaccaccccttctctctgtcccctgactgcccctggaacccctgaccctgactgccccccaccgccccatccaacccctcctctcattcctgatggccccccgggacccctgccccatccaaccaccccttctctctgtcccctgactgcccctggaactcctggccctgactgccccccaccgccccatccaacccttgctccttcctgactgcccccccaggacccctgcccccattcaatcccacTGTTcactgccctctgaccacccagGGCCCCTCTCCCCATACAGGGCGCTGGCCCCAGCTCTGTGGGAGTGACTGGCTGCGTTggggggtgtcataactataaagggaagggtaatagctgtcctgtgtacagtactataaatccctcctggccagagactccaaaatccttttccctgtaaagggttaagaagctcaggtaacctggctggcatctgacctaaaggaccaataaggggacaagatactttcaaatcttggggggggaaggtttttgtttgtgttctttgtttgggagtgtgttcgttctcggggactgagagggaccagacatcaatccaggttctccacatctttctaaacaagcctctcctatttcaaacttgtaagtaaatagccaggcaaggcgtgttagttttcctttgtttttctcaacttgtaaatgtaccttttaccagagtgtttctctttgtttgctgtactttgaacctgagactagaggggagtcctctgagctctttaagtttgattaccctgtaaggttgatttccatactgattttacagagatgatttttacctttttctttaattaaaaaccttctttttaagaacctgattgattttttccttgttttagatccaaaggggttttggatcttgattcaccaggagttggtgggaggaaggaggggaatggttaatttccccttgttttaaatccaaggggttggatttgttttcaccagggatttggtgaaggtttttcaaggtttcccagggagggaatccattgaaaatggtggcagccgaaccagagctaagctggtaattaagcttagaagtttttatgcaggcccctacatttgtaccctaaagttcaaagtggggatctcagtcctgacaggggGGCAGGGAACGGATACAGGGCCTTTCTCCCCACACAGGGCACTGGCCCCAGTCTGGCCCCAGCGCTGCGGGAGTGACTGGGTCGGGGGGAGGAACAGGGAACGGATACAGAGCCCTTCTCCCCCTACAGGGCGCTGGCCCCAGCTCTGTGGGAGTGACTGGCTGCGTTAGGGGGGCAGGGAACGGATACAAGGCCTTTCTCCCCATACAGGGCGCTGGCCCCAGTCTGACCCCAGCTCTGTGGGAGTGACTGGGTCGGGGGGTTGGGGAATGGGATATGGACACTGGCTCCAATCCAGCCCCAGTTGCCAAGTGACCTAGAGTCACCCCAGCTGATGGCCAGTGCGAGTTGCCCTTGTGCTGGGGGGTGGCCCTGCCCCACTGGCCCTACATGACCCCCCTGTGCATCTGAGCGGACAAGGGCTGAGCAGACTGTGGAGACTGACCCCTCCCTCCTATACCTAGATGGGTCGCCCCTCGTCTGGGCTGAGGCAGGCGGCTGGGGGACGCTCACCCGCCCTgctcaggctgagcccagggctggaggacccacgggaaaaaaattagcaggtgcttagcacccactggcagccagctcccctcctcccccgccagcGACTCCCACTCGCCGGTGGCCCTGCcaatcaactccttcccctccctctcagcacctcctgcacgctgcggaacagctgttcagcggcatgcaggaggtgctgggagggagggggaggagcaggcaggccctgggagggagggggaggagcagtgaCGGTGCGCTTGCGGGTGGAGCGGGGTGGGAAGACGTGGGATGGGGTGAGagcttgggggcagggatggagtgggggcagggcctgaggctGAGCGGGGATCGAGCTCCGGAGGAGGGACGGGGACTTTGAGTGAGAGCTCAGCCCTGCAAGGAGGCCTGGGCACTCTTGCACCGGGAGGGGAGGCTGGTTGGCACCAGCCCCCGGCCGGAAGCAGGGCTGGACTTGAGGGGCTAACGGGGAAGCTTTGGTGCTGGGTACAGGAGTTAATGAGACCCCCCCAGGGGGTTCCCAGGGCCCACCTTGGAGTCGGTGAGCGTGAGCACCCAGAGGGAGCCGAGGGCCCTGTACCGGCAGGGCCAGAAGGGCGAGTGCTTGAGGACGGTGCCCTATCACCAGGGTCCCCGTGGGCTGGGGTTGCTCTGGGTCCAAGGCACCGAAGGGTGGGAAGCGGGAGTCCCCCGGGTGCGGCAGCTCCTGGGAAGGGCTCACTGGCCAGGGATCACTGCCGGCTCTGCACGGCCCCGGGCAGAGAAATGAAATCCAGGGCCGGGAGGGAGCAGTGGCGATGGGAAGATGGCGTCGGGCACTCACCTGCTCAGGGTCAGAGAGCCCGATTCAGATGTCACCAGCTCGTGGGAACTGACCGGGGTACCTGGCCACAAAACCGCCTTCTGCTGCGCTGAGAATGGAGGCGAGATGGGCCCCGTGGCCAGAGCTCTTGCACTCAGCCTGGGGGGAGAGTCACGCCGTCACCTCCACTGTGATCATTGCCCGAAGGGGCTATGGGGGGCTGGGACAATTCCCCCCGTCCCCAAAGCCCTGGGGCTGAGAGAACGACCCCGTCCAGCCAGGGCGGATGTGTGGCTTTGCTCTCACGCTCCCCAGCTCAGTGTACGTGCTGgctgcaggtgggtggggagtTCCTGGAGTGACACACCTGGGGCGAGGGCCACGGAGCGGCTTGCGCTGACACAGAGCGGTGGGatgctgggctctgtgtcctGGGGAGCCATCCAGCGCTCCACATGGCCTGGGTCTGAGCTGTGTCTCCCTAGGGGTGTGCCCCCAGACGGCCTGTCTCTCCTGTGGTTATCCCGAGGGCGCTGCAGCTGGAGAGCCCCCTCCCAGGGCCGGGGGttgggctgggagggggctgccTCTGGACGAGCCTCTGGGCTCAGCTGAGCGAGTGGGttacagcaggggaggggtgggggcctgCATTGGGGGGGTCAGACCTGCCATTCCTTCCCTCTCCTAGCACGGGGGGGCCACCCCCCAGGGCAGGTTGTGTCCCTGGGCAAAGCCCCCCTGTGTGGGTGTCAATCGGGGATGAAGGGCCTGGGATGGAAGGTAAAACCACAACCTGCTGTCCCATTCCTGCTCCCCCCAAACCAGGGCAGGGCTGTTCCCATGTCAATGTCCCACCCCGGCCTGGCCCAGCACAGCTCCCCTGTCCCGACGCTCGAGGGTTCCCTTCCCCCCTGGAGCCCCCCTGGGGTCCCTGTTACTGGGCAGCGAGGCCCTGGGccggccagccctgccccctactcctgggctgggggttggtgcTGAAAGGAGGAACGGCTCCTGAGGGGGAGAGTGGGGAGCTGAGTTGgctggggggtctctggaggcgccctgcagagggaggaggctCATGCCCAGGGAGGGGTGGAAGGTGCCTGGTGCTCTTGGGTTGGGTTTGTGGGGCGAGTTGTGCTGAGGGGCGCAGCCGGGGAGTGGCCCTGGGACCTGCTGCTCCGACGAGAGGAGAGCGACCCTGCGGTGTGGGGCAGCGAGGGGCCTTGGACCAGGCCAGCTGGGAGAAACCGGCGTGGGGCCTGGCCAGCTGCCGCCGGACTCGGATACCCTGCAAGGGGGCCTGGCCGGAGACTTGGGCCTGGAAGCCGTAGGTCTCCACAGAGCCAGAGGCCAGACAGTCGGGGGTGCTAGAGTAGATGAAGCCCTGCGCTCGAGGGGATGCCCTGATTGGGAGCTCCCCCATGAGCACTCCAGGGACCCCGGGGCCCTGCCGCCCCCCAGCCTCTCACCTCAGCCTCCGCCCAGGACTGCTGGTGGGCGAAGTAGCCGTAGCAGCTGTCTCCGTGCGGTATCCAGCTCTGAGGGCAGGGCGAGTCCGCGGCTCCTGCTGCCCAGGGAGAGAAACGGGGCGAGGGGGGGCACGTTTACAGGTGGCCCTGAAGAGCAGCGGAGTGAGGAAGGTAGAATTCAAGTGTCCCCGGGGCAGGgagctcccccagcagcaggagaggggacaggctgGTGGGTTTagcccccagcccttctcctgcaCTCAGCCCTGCGGGGCCTCAGGGAGCCGCTCTCACCCAGCGCCAGGGGCAGCGGGCGTTGTTGTCTCTCCCAGGGTGGGCGCTGAGCCGCTGGCTGGGCTCCTGGCTCATAGACTCAGTGGGACTGGGGCTCTGGGGACGAGATAAATTCACTTCCCACTGCAGCAACCAACCCCCGAGGCTCCAGCTCCGAGGGGCCAGGCAGGGACTCACCTGACAGCGACGGGTTCAAGATCAGGCAGCCGAGGAGGCAGAGGCTGAAGTAGGCGACTGGCCCCATCTTCTCGCTTTCCCTGGGGAGAAAACACACAAGGAGATGGGCCACGAGAGCCCGAGATGCAGCCCCCCTTCTGCCATGGGGCATTTCCCGGGGGGAGGCGCTTCGGAGCTGGGCTGTttgctaaggggcctggctgggctggaaAGGCCCTGAGAGATCCCAGCCCCAGGGTCCAGTCTCACAGCCCCCAGGAACAGGCTCAGAGCCCCCCCgtgggcaggggagctgtgcggggccccctccctgggctggttCCCAAGGGCCTGTCAGCCTGcggctctccctgcccctcctctccagccgggcagggcagggcagggcaggggtgcggggagcagagccccagggagAGGACACTCAGCACCGACACATGGGGACGGGGTGCCGGGGCCGCgctgtgggggaaggagtgggacaGAGACGGCCCCAGGGACTCACACAGGGCAAGTCCGGCCATGAGGCCCCGTCACAGGGCTCAGATGCCACCCAGTGCCCGGCACCCAGTGCCCAGCACCCAGCGCGGAGGGAGAAGggccgggagggggcagggactcACCTGTCTGTCTGGGTGGCTGGTCTGGAGCGATGAGGATCGGAGCTCAGCCTGTGCAGGGCGCTGGGTCCCGGGGGGTTTATagcccagcagggggaggggctggggggaggctgaaTGGGAAAATCAGCCCAGGTGCCAAACCTGGCACTTGAAACCTAAAGCAAATAgagacactgcccccccccccagcctcctgccaccCGCAGAGATACCCCGAggggggggctggcaggagcTACCGCTGCTGAGTCACGGACTGCCAGCCGGGGGCTGCCCGGGGGCAGGAGCTGAGGCAGATGCAGGGTCCCGAGGGGCACATGGGATCCCTGCCGATCCACGCAGTGGTGGGGGCCAAACCCGGCACCCCCGGCTGGTCGCAGACCACGGTGGGGCTGAACACCCTGGTCGGATCCCTTCTCTCGCCCTGGCACTGCGGAGGAGATGCCTGGGCAGTCCGTGTAACCGCACAGGTGGGGCAGCGCCCGAGAGCTCACCTGCCTGAGCCCGGGGCCAGGTGTGCACTGCAGCCCCCTGCAGCCAGTGCTGGGCATTGCACCCCCGCAGGGACTTGCCTGGGGCAGCCTGAGGCTGggagtgcagagggctgggggcgggcAGGAGTCCAGGGTGCTTGTGGGAAAGGTGAGGTGCATTGTGGGATGAAGTTAATGgctcccacttcccatccccctcccagcaGATGCATAAAACCCCAATGGCCTGGGCCCTGTTCACCCCAGTGCTCCTGGACGGGGAGCTGAGCCTGGGGCCAGAGGGGGATTAGGGGATGTTCTGTGCAGGACAGGCCCCCTGGGCTGGTTCCCCTGGGAACGGTGCTGAGCGGTGTTTTTCctaccccccccagcgccggtgctgagcactgggggggggggtgaggggggagctctgtgcagagccaggAGCCAGCCCCGGGGTCTATGGAGCTCCGCCGGCTCCCGCTAACCTGAGGGTCCGAGCTCCGCTCAGCTGAGCAAACAGCCCAGCCCATCTGTGCCAGCCAGTGACCTCCAGGGAACCCTCGTTGGCAGGGTTTTTTTCCAGAGAACTGCTCTGCGCTGGCTCCCAGGGATCTCCAGTTTCCTCAGTGGGTGGAAACCTCCCGGATACACTTCTTGAGAGGCTCAGGCAGCTCCCGCCAGAGCCTGAGAACAACCGAGGGCTTTGTCCCTAGTGCTGATGTGgcatccctcccccgcccccacagggCCAGGCCAGGGTGAGCCAAGAGAGTTGTGCTGTGGGGTGGGCGGGCCCCGCGTCtggggcaggattgggccctgactgctgtggtggtggtggggggcaggccCCGCACACACGTctggggcaggatcaggccctggctTCTGTGGGGTGGGCAGGCCCCGCACACACGTCTGGGGAGGATCGGGCCCTGGCTGCTGTGGGCCCTGGCTGTGGCGGGAGCCGGATGGGGCCCTGGCTGCTCAGACAAAGGGCAGTTTGGGTCATTTGAGAGGTGGCATCAACGTCTCCTCAGATTCCTTCGGGGACGCCCCGTCCCGCCGTCTTGCGGAGCCGACACTGGGGGGCAGCCCCAGGTTTCTGGTGGAGAGCTGATCCAGCGCCCTCCTGCTTGtccctggctggagcccagcGAGTGAGTGGGGTGCCCACAGAACTTCTGCCAGCGCCCCGGCACTGACAGTGGtacccgagccctgcccccactcgctCGCTCCCTGTCTCAGACCCACCTGTCTCCTTCCTCTTGAGGCCCGTTCCCGCGGTTCCTGCCCCGGAAAGCTCACGTTCCAAGTCTGCAAACGCCTCTGCCCCGAGTACCTACCTGCCTAAGGCACTGCATACGACGGCCTCC
Coding sequences within it:
- the LOC128842248 gene encoding regenerating islet-derived protein 4-like; amino-acid sequence: MGPVAYFSLCLLGCLILNPSLSAGAADSPCPQSWIPHGDSCYGYFAHQQSWAEAEAECKSSGHGAHLASILSAAEGGFVARYPGQFPRAGDI